DNA sequence from the Treponema primitia ZAS-1 genome:
TAATGAAAAAAGCAGGGATACTGGTACTTGCCGTGTTTTTGTCTGCATTGAACGGTTGTGACATTTTTATGCAGCCGGTAAGCCCTGATGGAAACCTAACCATAACAACAGGAAACGGAGCGCGGTCGGTCTCCGATGATGAAGCGCGATCCTTCCGCTATGAATTTGATTTTACTGGTCCCCGGGGAGAATCCCGTTACGAGAAACTTTCGCCCGGGGAAGAAAGCGTGAACCTTTCTGTCAGCCTGGGGGAATGGACGATAAACGCCCGGGCGTATAAGGCATTTGCCGGCGGGGAAATACTAGTGGGGACGGGAAGCATTACCTATACGGTTACACCGGGAAAGAATTCGGTTTTGGTGTTCATGGAACTAAGCGGGGACTATACCGTGAAGGAAATTACCGCCTTTACCCTTGCCGAAGTATCCGGAACCATAAGC
Encoded proteins:
- a CDS encoding lipoprotein, encoding MKKAGILVLAVFLSALNGCDIFMQPVSPDGNLTITTGNGARSVSDDEARSFRYEFDFTGPRGESRYEKLSPGEESVNLSVSLGEWTINARAYKAFAGGEILVGTGSITYTVTPGKNSVLVFMELSGDYTVKEITAFTLAEVSGTISDTDDASGTITVTVPHGTDLTSIAPVFSHTGASVDAASGVARDFSGGPLSYTVTAADGSIRT